The following proteins are co-located in the Clavibacter capsici genome:
- a CDS encoding TadE family type IV pilus minor pilin, producing MRPARRGASGSASASPVAPPSADAGAAAAELAVVLPAVVLVLGLCLGAVQTVGQQVMLTSAAAEAARSLGRGEAPGTASARIGGAAGGASMAVDRSGHAVCVQLTEPDGFGPAAAAGLRVSARGCAWQEDPDAG from the coding sequence GTGCGTCCCGCACGGCGAGGCGCGTCGGGGTCGGCGTCCGCCAGCCCGGTCGCGCCTCCGTCGGCGGACGCGGGAGCGGCCGCCGCGGAGCTCGCCGTCGTGCTGCCCGCGGTCGTCCTCGTGCTCGGCCTGTGCCTGGGCGCGGTGCAGACGGTGGGGCAGCAGGTCATGCTGACGTCCGCGGCGGCTGAGGCAGCCCGCAGCCTCGGCCGCGGGGAGGCCCCCGGCACGGCGTCCGCGCGCATCGGGGGTGCCGCGGGAGGCGCGAGCATGGCGGTGGATCGGTCGGGGCACGCCGTGTGCGTCCAGCTCACCGAGCCGGACGGCTTCGGACCCGCGGCGGCAGCGGGCCTCCGCGTCTCGGCACGCGGCTGCGCGTGGCAGGAGGACCCGGATGCGGGCTGA
- a CDS encoding Rv3654c family TadE-like protein: MRAEPDSGSGTVLAVGLVGAIASLALATVIASTALVERAAVAGAADSAALAAADVAAGFGTGPPCTAAEEVVVAARATLVACDVSGTTAAVRVAGRDAPLGLEVTARARAGQPPDPPAG; encoded by the coding sequence ATGCGGGCTGAGCCGGACTCCGGATCGGGGACGGTGCTCGCGGTCGGGCTCGTCGGGGCGATCGCGTCCCTGGCGCTGGCGACGGTGATCGCGTCGACGGCGCTCGTCGAGCGGGCTGCGGTGGCGGGCGCGGCGGACTCGGCCGCGCTCGCCGCCGCGGACGTCGCGGCGGGCTTCGGCACCGGCCCGCCCTGCACGGCGGCCGAGGAGGTCGTCGTCGCGGCGAGGGCGACGCTCGTCGCCTGCGACGTCAGCGGCACGACGGCGGCCGTGCGGGTCGCCGGTCGGGACGCGCCCCTCGGCCTGGAGGTGACCGCCCGGGCGCGAGCCGGCCAGCCACCGGATCCCCCGGCGGGGTGA
- a CDS encoding TadA family conjugal transfer-associated ATPase, giving the protein MIEWQASVVGRGVRSGEASRHPPTGRAGPAEGAPSRAPGPVAFVPRARAAGRPGAVEVRHAMAAPVADGARACAVPVVPPRFAPAALGALAALVRDPRATDVFVNGDGEVWVDRGSGAERRPDVDLGGEAEVRALAVRLAAEGGRHLDEAAPCVDVRLGDGMRVHAVLPPVSTRGTLLSIRLPSRARPTLDALDAAGAFPPGCRALLEEAVRRRTNLLITGAGGSGKTTLLGALLARADPRERIVLVEDVSELRVRHPHVVSLEARQPNIEGAGELSLPRLVREALRMRPDRLVVGECRGSEIRELLGALNTGHDGGAGTLHANGVADVPARLEALGALAGLDAVTTARQAVSAIGLVVHLARTPEGRRVQAAGRLVTGDGGRLRVLPVRWVPPAVRGDRPAVEASGGASVRGGAGGRA; this is encoded by the coding sequence ATGATCGAGTGGCAGGCATCCGTCGTCGGTCGCGGCGTCCGCTCCGGCGAGGCGTCGCGGCATCCGCCCACCGGCCGAGCGGGACCGGCGGAGGGCGCGCCCTCGCGTGCGCCCGGCCCCGTGGCGTTCGTCCCCCGTGCGCGTGCGGCCGGACGGCCCGGTGCGGTCGAGGTCCGGCACGCCATGGCTGCGCCGGTCGCGGATGGCGCCCGGGCGTGCGCTGTCCCGGTCGTGCCTCCGCGGTTCGCGCCCGCGGCCCTCGGGGCCCTCGCGGCGCTGGTCCGGGATCCGCGGGCGACCGACGTGTTCGTCAACGGCGACGGCGAGGTGTGGGTCGACCGCGGCTCGGGCGCCGAGCGGAGGCCCGACGTCGACCTCGGCGGGGAGGCGGAGGTGCGTGCGCTCGCCGTGCGCCTCGCGGCGGAGGGCGGACGCCACCTCGACGAGGCCGCGCCGTGCGTCGACGTGCGGCTGGGAGACGGGATGCGCGTGCACGCGGTGCTGCCGCCGGTCTCGACCCGCGGCACGCTGCTGTCCATCCGCCTTCCGTCGAGGGCGCGGCCGACCCTGGACGCGCTCGACGCCGCGGGCGCGTTCCCGCCCGGCTGCCGGGCGCTGCTCGAGGAGGCCGTGCGCCGGCGCACGAACCTGCTCATCACGGGTGCGGGCGGCAGCGGCAAGACCACGCTGCTCGGCGCGCTGCTCGCCCGCGCGGATCCCCGGGAGCGCATCGTGCTCGTCGAGGACGTGTCGGAGCTCCGCGTGCGGCACCCGCATGTGGTGTCGCTCGAGGCGCGGCAGCCGAACATCGAGGGGGCCGGCGAGCTGTCGCTGCCGCGGCTCGTGCGCGAGGCGCTGCGGATGCGACCCGACCGACTGGTCGTCGGGGAGTGCCGGGGCAGCGAGATCCGCGAGCTGCTGGGAGCGCTGAACACGGGGCACGACGGCGGGGCGGGGACCCTCCACGCCAACGGCGTCGCCGACGTGCCGGCCCGGCTCGAGGCGCTCGGCGCGCTCGCCGGCCTGGACGCCGTCACGACCGCGCGGCAGGCCGTGAGCGCGATCGGCCTCGTGGTCCATCTCGCCCGGACCCCGGAGGGGCGGCGGGTCCAGGCGGCCGGGCGCTTGGTCACGGGCGACGGAGGACGGCTGCGCGTCCTGCCCGTGCGCTGGGTGCCGCCGGCCGTCCGGGGCGATCGCCCCGCGGTGGAGGCATCGGGCGGGGCATCGGTCCGGGGCGGCGCCGGGGGACGCGCGTGA
- the acs gene encoding acetate--CoA ligase, giving the protein MTMSQNPESTDPGTPRTAPRDQDEEGSTTTSPSPEAPAPGPVHPPSEAFRATRVADESLAADAAADRLGFWADRARELVTWETPFTTVLDWSDAPVARWFPDGRLNVAYNCLDRHVLAGHGDRVALHWEGEPGDTRDLTYAELTAEVKRAANALQDLGVVAGDRVAIYLPMIPEAVVAMLAVARIGAVHSVVFGGFSAESLRARIDDAAARVVITADGGWRKGKVFPLKPAVDAALVGSAGSVEHVLVVRRGENEVAWDETRDLWWHERVAAADAEHEAEAFEAEHPLFILYTSGTTGKPKGILHTSGGYLTHVAYTHRNVFDLHPETDVYWCTADVGWITGHSYVVYGPLANGATQVVYEGTPDAPAPGRWWDIVEKHGVTILYAAPTAIRSFMKTGREIPDARDLSSIRLLGSVGEPINPEAWRWYRDVIGGGDVPVVDTWWQTETGGIMISALPGVTATKPGSAQTPVPGVSVAVVDDAGEPVARGESGLLVVTEPWPGMLRGIWGDPERYRETYWDRFGDRYFAGDGARLDEDGDIWLLGRVDDVMNVSGHRLSTAEIESSLVAHPYVAEAAVVGASDEATGQAVVAFVILRTAEASALGGEDPDEVLRKHVAEQIGAIAKPRRVFVVQELPKTRSGKIMRRLLRDVAEGRAVGDTTTLADTQVMQVISDRMSAG; this is encoded by the coding sequence ATGACGATGTCCCAGAACCCCGAATCGACCGACCCCGGAACCCCGAGGACCGCCCCGCGCGATCAGGACGAGGAGGGGTCGACGACCACCTCCCCCTCGCCCGAGGCCCCTGCGCCCGGACCCGTCCATCCGCCGTCGGAGGCGTTCCGCGCCACCCGCGTCGCCGACGAGTCCCTGGCCGCCGACGCCGCCGCCGACCGCCTCGGCTTCTGGGCCGACCGGGCGCGCGAGCTCGTGACCTGGGAGACGCCGTTCACGACGGTGCTGGACTGGTCGGACGCGCCCGTCGCCCGCTGGTTCCCGGACGGGCGCCTCAACGTCGCCTACAACTGCCTCGACCGCCACGTGCTCGCCGGCCACGGCGACCGCGTCGCCCTGCACTGGGAGGGCGAGCCGGGCGACACCCGCGACCTCACCTACGCCGAGCTCACGGCGGAGGTGAAGCGGGCCGCGAACGCCCTGCAGGACCTCGGCGTCGTCGCGGGAGACCGCGTCGCGATCTACCTGCCGATGATCCCCGAGGCCGTCGTCGCGATGCTCGCCGTCGCGCGCATCGGCGCCGTCCACTCCGTCGTGTTCGGCGGCTTCAGCGCGGAGAGCCTCCGGGCCCGCATCGACGACGCCGCGGCCCGGGTCGTGATCACCGCGGACGGCGGCTGGCGGAAGGGCAAGGTCTTCCCGCTCAAGCCCGCGGTGGACGCGGCGCTGGTCGGCTCGGCCGGATCCGTCGAGCACGTCCTCGTGGTGCGGCGCGGCGAGAACGAGGTGGCATGGGACGAGACCCGCGACCTCTGGTGGCACGAACGCGTCGCCGCAGCCGACGCGGAGCACGAGGCGGAGGCGTTCGAGGCCGAGCACCCCCTCTTCATCCTGTACACGAGCGGCACGACCGGGAAGCCGAAGGGCATCCTGCACACCTCGGGCGGGTACCTCACCCACGTCGCCTACACGCACCGGAACGTCTTCGACCTGCACCCCGAGACCGACGTCTACTGGTGCACGGCCGACGTCGGCTGGATCACCGGCCACAGCTACGTCGTCTACGGACCGCTCGCGAACGGCGCCACGCAGGTCGTCTACGAGGGAACCCCCGACGCGCCCGCCCCGGGCCGCTGGTGGGACATCGTCGAGAAGCACGGCGTGACGATCCTGTACGCGGCACCCACCGCGATCCGCTCCTTCATGAAGACGGGGCGCGAGATCCCGGACGCCCGCGACCTCTCCTCCATCCGCCTGCTCGGCTCCGTCGGCGAACCCATCAACCCGGAGGCGTGGCGCTGGTACCGCGACGTGATCGGGGGCGGCGACGTCCCCGTCGTCGACACGTGGTGGCAGACGGAGACCGGCGGCATCATGATCTCCGCGCTCCCCGGCGTCACCGCCACGAAGCCGGGATCCGCCCAGACGCCCGTGCCCGGCGTCTCCGTCGCGGTCGTCGACGACGCCGGCGAGCCCGTGGCGCGCGGCGAGAGCGGGCTCCTGGTCGTGACGGAGCCGTGGCCGGGCATGCTCCGCGGGATCTGGGGCGACCCGGAGCGCTACCGCGAGACCTACTGGGACCGCTTCGGCGACCGCTACTTCGCGGGCGACGGCGCCCGCCTCGACGAGGACGGCGACATCTGGCTGCTCGGCCGGGTGGACGACGTGATGAACGTCTCCGGCCACCGCCTCTCGACGGCGGAGATCGAGTCGTCGCTCGTCGCGCACCCGTACGTGGCCGAGGCCGCCGTCGTGGGCGCGTCCGACGAGGCGACGGGCCAGGCCGTCGTGGCGTTCGTGATCCTGCGCACCGCGGAGGCCAGCGCCCTCGGCGGTGAGGACCCGGACGAGGTGCTCCGGAAGCACGTCGCGGAGCAGATCGGCGCCATCGCGAAGCCGCGGCGCGTCTTCGTGGTGCAGGAGCTGCCGAAGACGCGCTCCGGCAAGATCATGCGCCGGCTGCTGCGCGACGTCGCGGAGGGCCGGGCGGTCGGCGACACGACCACGCTCGCGGACACGCAGGTGATGCAGGTCATCTCCGACCGCATGAGCGCGGGCTGA
- a CDS encoding transglycosylase domain-containing protein, with protein sequence MSASKNTPGRVAAALTGVLGMSAVAGVLVAAMVTPAIAVTSLAANNTIGLFEDLPDYLQIDNLAQKTELYATQGGQPVKFAEFYAQNRQEVSWDEVSDNAKAAAVDTEDPRFYEHGGVDVQSTFRALAQNVIGGGVESGASTITMQYVKNVLVQKAETLAETDPDAGKKAYKEATQESTARKLKEMRLAIGLEKKFSKNDILLGYLNIANYGGSVYGIQSAARYYYDVDAKDLSIAQAASLVATVNYPTALRIDKAENVKANQERRDVLIDNMLKHHSITQQQHDEAIATPVTPAITPSISGCNAAQPASAAYFCDAVKYTVENSKEFGANPDEARRNLNRNGYKIYTTLNLDLQAKATEDMRKQIPTTMNSINVGSAMTSVEAKTGRVIAMVQNTDYGNGDQRGTTSVNYNTDQNMGSSGGFQVGSTYKLVTLLEWLKEGHSVNEVVQSSKGTWSGRDFQDSCTGGNLGSDVLKVTNDGAAPGSNRTVMSGTANSTNTAFMAMASELDMCGIGQTAKDIGIHQAVPGKPLSNYVSDIIGSGGNNIAPLTMAQAYATVANNGTTCDSILIDKVVLPDNTEITPPSANCREAVSPDVAHTAAYALAGVMGATGAAANTGDGTPLIGKTGTTDLAKDTWFVGSSTEVTTAIWVGSASGQQIQQRKTKLPSGQLMSTARFAVWKPFMQSVNAVYKGSAFPGPAADLTRTPTVQVPDVSGMSPADAQSAIEGAGLGFAQGGARPSSNVPAGQVVGSDPGAGANAARGSTVTVFTSSGPDQSQQQGAPGTVPDVRGQDMTSARQTLRAAGFDVTMAQEQVQDNSQIGKATRTDPAAGQPSNGAVTLFIGRS encoded by the coding sequence ATGTCTGCTTCCAAGAACACGCCCGGCCGCGTCGCCGCCGCGCTCACGGGCGTCCTCGGCATGAGCGCCGTGGCGGGCGTGCTGGTCGCCGCGATGGTCACCCCGGCCATCGCCGTCACGAGCCTCGCCGCCAACAACACGATCGGCCTCTTCGAGGACCTGCCGGACTACCTGCAGATCGACAACCTCGCCCAGAAGACCGAGCTGTACGCGACGCAGGGCGGGCAGCCGGTCAAGTTCGCGGAGTTCTACGCCCAGAACCGCCAGGAGGTGAGCTGGGACGAGGTCTCCGACAACGCGAAGGCCGCGGCCGTCGACACGGAGGACCCCCGCTTCTACGAGCACGGCGGCGTCGACGTCCAGTCCACGTTCCGGGCGCTCGCGCAGAACGTCATCGGCGGCGGCGTCGAGTCGGGCGCGAGCACGATCACCATGCAGTACGTGAAGAACGTGCTCGTGCAGAAGGCGGAGACGCTCGCGGAGACGGATCCCGACGCGGGCAAGAAGGCCTACAAGGAGGCGACCCAGGAGTCGACCGCCCGCAAGCTCAAGGAGATGCGGCTCGCGATCGGCCTGGAGAAGAAGTTCTCGAAGAACGACATCCTGCTCGGCTACCTCAACATCGCGAACTACGGCGGCAGCGTCTACGGGATCCAGTCCGCCGCGAGGTACTACTACGACGTGGACGCCAAGGACCTCAGCATCGCGCAGGCCGCGAGCCTCGTGGCCACCGTCAACTACCCCACGGCGCTCCGCATCGACAAGGCCGAGAACGTCAAGGCGAACCAGGAGCGCCGCGACGTCCTGATCGACAACATGCTCAAGCACCACAGCATCACGCAGCAGCAGCACGACGAGGCGATCGCGACCCCCGTCACCCCGGCCATCACGCCGTCCATCAGTGGCTGCAACGCGGCGCAGCCCGCCAGCGCCGCCTACTTCTGCGACGCGGTCAAGTACACGGTCGAGAACTCGAAGGAGTTCGGCGCGAACCCCGACGAGGCGCGCCGCAACCTCAACCGCAACGGCTACAAGATCTACACGACCCTCAACCTCGACCTGCAGGCCAAGGCCACGGAGGACATGCGCAAGCAGATCCCCACGACGATGAACAGCATCAACGTGGGATCCGCCATGACGAGCGTCGAGGCCAAGACCGGTCGCGTGATCGCCATGGTGCAGAACACCGACTACGGCAACGGCGACCAGCGCGGCACCACCAGCGTCAACTACAACACCGATCAGAACATGGGCAGCTCCGGCGGATTCCAGGTCGGATCGACGTACAAGCTCGTCACCCTCCTCGAGTGGCTGAAGGAGGGGCACTCCGTGAACGAGGTCGTCCAGTCCTCGAAGGGGACCTGGAGCGGACGCGACTTCCAGGACTCCTGCACAGGCGGCAACCTCGGCTCCGACGTCCTCAAGGTCACCAACGACGGCGCGGCCCCGGGCTCGAACCGCACGGTCATGTCGGGCACGGCGAACTCCACCAACACGGCGTTCATGGCCATGGCCAGCGAGCTCGACATGTGCGGCATCGGCCAGACCGCGAAGGACATCGGCATCCACCAGGCGGTCCCGGGCAAGCCCCTGTCCAACTACGTCTCCGACATCATCGGCTCGGGCGGCAACAACATCGCGCCGCTCACCATGGCCCAGGCCTACGCGACCGTCGCGAACAACGGCACCACGTGCGACTCGATCCTGATCGACAAGGTGGTCCTCCCCGACAACACCGAGATCACCCCGCCGTCCGCGAACTGCCGTGAGGCCGTGAGCCCCGACGTCGCGCACACCGCCGCCTACGCGCTCGCGGGCGTCATGGGTGCCACCGGCGCCGCAGCCAACACGGGTGACGGCACTCCGCTCATCGGCAAGACGGGTACGACGGACCTGGCGAAGGACACCTGGTTCGTCGGCTCCAGCACCGAGGTCACCACGGCCATCTGGGTCGGCAGCGCCTCGGGTCAGCAGATCCAGCAGCGCAAGACGAAGCTCCCGAGCGGGCAGCTCATGTCCACCGCCCGGTTCGCCGTGTGGAAGCCGTTCATGCAGTCCGTCAACGCGGTCTACAAGGGGTCGGCGTTCCCCGGCCCGGCAGCGGACCTCACCCGCACGCCGACGGTCCAGGTGCCGGACGTCTCCGGCATGTCGCCCGCCGACGCCCAGTCGGCCATCGAGGGCGCGGGCCTGGGCTTCGCCCAGGGTGGCGCGCGTCCGTCCTCGAACGTCCCCGCCGGCCAGGTCGTCGGATCCGACCCCGGCGCCGGCGCCAACGCCGCGCGCGGGTCCACCGTCACGGTGTTCACCAGCAGCGGTCCCGACCAGAGCCAGCAGCAGGGCGCTCCGGGCACCGTGCCGGACGTGCGCGGGCAGGACAT
- a CDS encoding DUF4244 domain-containing protein, whose amino-acid sequence MRAARAVRRALVHRGPGDGGAATAEYAIATMAAVAFAGLLVVILQSDEVRGMLLDLVRRALTYDR is encoded by the coding sequence CTGCGTGCCGCACGGGCGGTCCGCCGAGCGCTCGTCCACCGAGGTCCGGGGGACGGCGGCGCGGCGACGGCGGAGTACGCCATCGCGACCATGGCCGCGGTCGCGTTCGCGGGCCTGCTCGTGGTGATCCTGCAGAGCGACGAGGTACGGGGCATGCTGCTCGACCTCGTGCGGCGCGCCCTCACCTACGACCGGTGA
- a CDS encoding type II secretion system F family protein encodes MIGGALPTSRRRRGRAEDPVEQAEEVASLVRRLAVLLGAGLDPERAWTQLAPPGGRARRAEDPVPAVIRRVAAGTGTAPLAARVAAAGGTASGGREDGDAGASWRALAVGIEVADRTGAPLARSLDRLAQTLVDVARFRRDAGTALAGPVATARTVLLMPGAGLLLAAGLGFDPLRVLTTTVPGAACLVVGIALVAVGWRWNLRLVRQAMPRDPAPGLVLDLVATAMTGGASVPRAVAVVRRACERAGVPAGEELEAAARIVEVAARTGAPVAVLLRSEAERGRRDAATWAERAAARLAARLMLPLGACILPAFLAVGVVPMMLAVLSSTLGRG; translated from the coding sequence GTGATCGGGGGAGCGCTTCCGACGAGCAGGCGGCGTCGTGGCCGGGCCGAGGATCCCGTCGAGCAGGCCGAGGAGGTCGCGTCGCTCGTCCGTCGCCTGGCCGTGCTGCTGGGGGCGGGGCTGGATCCCGAGCGCGCGTGGACGCAGCTCGCTCCGCCGGGTGGGCGCGCGCGTCGCGCCGAGGACCCCGTGCCCGCGGTGATCCGGAGGGTCGCCGCGGGCACCGGGACGGCTCCCCTCGCCGCCCGCGTGGCGGCTGCCGGCGGGACCGCGTCAGGAGGTCGGGAGGACGGGGACGCCGGGGCATCGTGGCGCGCGCTCGCCGTCGGGATCGAGGTGGCCGACCGCACCGGGGCGCCGCTCGCGCGCTCGCTCGACCGTCTCGCGCAGACCCTGGTTGACGTCGCGCGGTTCCGTCGCGATGCCGGGACGGCGCTCGCGGGTCCGGTGGCGACGGCGCGCACCGTCCTCCTCATGCCCGGGGCGGGGCTGCTCCTCGCGGCGGGTCTCGGCTTCGACCCGCTGCGGGTGCTGACCACCACCGTCCCCGGCGCCGCCTGCCTCGTCGTCGGCATCGCCCTCGTCGCGGTCGGATGGCGCTGGAACCTGCGGCTGGTGCGCCAGGCCATGCCGCGGGATCCGGCGCCGGGGCTCGTCCTCGACCTCGTGGCGACGGCGATGACGGGAGGCGCGTCCGTGCCGCGGGCCGTCGCCGTCGTGCGCCGGGCGTGCGAGCGCGCGGGGGTGCCGGCGGGAGAGGAGCTCGAGGCCGCCGCCCGCATCGTCGAAGTCGCGGCGCGGACGGGCGCCCCCGTCGCCGTGCTCCTGCGCAGCGAGGCCGAACGGGGACGACGCGATGCCGCCACGTGGGCCGAGCGCGCCGCCGCGCGCCTCGCCGCGCGCCTGATGCTGCCGCTCGGTGCGTGCATCCTGCCGGCGTTCCTGGCGGTCGGGGTCGTCCCGATGATGCTGGCCGTCCTGTCCTCAACACTCGGCCGAGGGTGA
- a CDS encoding RidA family protein translates to MGAISARLTELGIELPAVAAPVAAYVPAVVHGGLVYTSGQLPFVDGALAATGKVGAEVSAEDAKAHARTCALNGLAAAADAAGGIDRIARVLKVTGFVASAEGFTGQPGVINGASEVLGEILGDAGIHARSAVGVAELPLGSPVEVELVVALVD, encoded by the coding sequence ATGGGCGCGATCTCCGCGCGACTGACCGAGCTCGGCATCGAGCTGCCCGCGGTCGCGGCGCCCGTCGCCGCCTACGTCCCCGCCGTCGTGCACGGCGGCCTCGTCTACACGAGCGGCCAGCTGCCCTTCGTCGACGGCGCGCTCGCCGCGACCGGCAAGGTCGGCGCCGAGGTCTCGGCCGAGGACGCCAAGGCGCACGCGCGCACGTGCGCGCTCAACGGCCTGGCGGCGGCGGCCGACGCGGCCGGCGGCATCGACCGCATCGCCCGCGTCCTCAAGGTCACGGGCTTCGTCGCGTCGGCCGAGGGGTTCACCGGCCAGCCCGGTGTGATCAACGGGGCCAGCGAGGTGCTGGGCGAGATCCTCGGCGATGCCGGGATCCACGCGCGCTCCGCCGTGGGCGTCGCGGAGCTGCCGCTCGGATCGCCCGTCGAGGTCGAGCTCGTGGTCGCGCTCGTCGACTAG